GAGGCCGATAAATCGGACGGGAGAGGCGCTATACACTCCATAACACCCGTTTCATTCTATCTCGATCGTTCCGTAACATCAATGTGGAGACGGTCGAAACACGCGGCCGTGACCGTCGCCGCCGAGCGGATCGACCGACTTCACGAGCTGGCTCGAGCGGCGGCCGCGGACGGCGATGACGACCGCGCTCGATACTACGTCCGGCTCGCGCGACGGGTCGCAGAGCGGAATCGGCTCGCGTTACCCCGGGAGTTCCGTCGGTTCACCTGTGACGCCTGTGACGCGTACCTCCGACCCGGGCGAAACGCCCGCGTCCGAACCCGCGGGGGCCACGTCGTCATCACCTGTGACTGTGGCGAGCAGGCACGATACCCCTACGAGCCGTAACCTGACCCGGTCCGTTTGCTAAGATTCAAACGGGTTGCGTTGTTATGCGGTGATATGGATACCGAAGAGCGCAAGCGGCGAGCTCACGATCTCGATGTCACCGTCTGGGTCGGCAAGAGCGGTCTCGAGGCCGTCGTCGACGAACTTGACGACCAGCTCTCGAACGCCGATCTGGTCAAAGTGAAGTTCCTGCGAGCCGCCCGTGCCGGGGATCCGACCGAGGAGCAGGCAGCCGAACTCGCCGACCGGGTCGATGCCGAACTCGTTGACACCCGCGGCCACACCGCTGTTTTCTACCGATGACGGCCGAAGCGACGCTCGTCCAGCTCGGAGGGATCGACGCCCTCGAGACGGCGACCCTCGTCGGTCTCGCGATCACGGGACTTCGGTTCGTCGTGGCGTTCGTCGCCGTCGTCGCGATCGGACGGCTCGCCGTTCTGCCGCTGGTAAACCGCGCGTTCGATCAGCGCGAACTCGACGAACACGTCCGAAATCCGCTGTTGATGCTGACGCGGTTCGGCGTGCTGTTCGTGGCCGTCGCGGCCGCGTTCGGGTTCGCCGGCTTCGAGAACTTCCTCGTTTCCCTGGCCGGGATCGCCGCGGCCGGGGCGCTCGCGGTCGGGCTGGCGATGCAAAACGTCATCTCGAACTTCGTCGCGGGCGTGTTCATCTACATCGACAAGCCGTTCCGGATCGGCGACTGGATCGAGTGGGACGGCGGCGACTACGCCGGCGTCGTCGAGGACATCAGCCTCCGTGTTACGAAGGTTCGGACCTTCGACAACGAGCTGCTGACGGTCCCGAACTCGGCGCTCACCGAGAGCGTCGTCAAGAACCCGGTCGACGGCGACAAGCTCCGGTTGAAGTTCGTCTTCGGAATCGGCTACGACGACGACATCCAGGAGGCGACTGACATCATCGTCGAGGAGGCAAAGCGCCATCCCGAGATCATGGACGAGCCCGAGCCGGCCGTTCGCCTGACCGAACTCAACGACTCCGACGTCGGGCTGCAGTCCCGGATCTGGATCGCCGACCCCTCGCGGGCCGACTTTGTCCGCACCAAAGGCGAGTTCATCACGGCGGTCAAACGCCGATTCGACGAGGAAGGGATCGACATCCCCTACCCCGTCCGTACGCTCGAGGGCGGGCTCGAACTCGAGGACCGACAGGCGGTCGGCCAGGCGGCCGAATAACCGACGCCCCGGGCGGCAGACGGGATCGCAGCGGTTCTCTCGTTCTTCACGGTTCGTAGACAAACGTCCGGTCGCTCCAGGCCGTCGCTGACAGCGCGCCCTGTCGCCACGCGCCGCCGACGACGTAGAAGGCGCCGTCGTAGGAAACGGCGGTCGGTCCGTGTAGCGAGAGCGGGAGCTCAGGTACGGTCGTCCACTCCTCGCCGTCGAAGACCTCGTGGCTGTCGGTCGTCCAGCCCGTGACGACCGCGGGGTCCTCGCCCCCGCCGAGGTGGAACCGGCCGTCGACGACGGTGCCGGCGGTGCCGCTTCGCGGCGTCGGTGCCGCGTCGATCGCCTCCCACGCGTCGGCGTCGGGGTCGTAGGCCTCGACGGTCGGGTCGTTGTCGCCGTCCCAGCGCCCGCTGACGGTGAGGACGCGGTCGTCGAGGGCCCCCGCCGCGAGGTGGTCCCGCGGCGTCGGGATCGGCTCGCCTCGGTCCCACGTCTCGCCGTCGAAGATCAGCACGTCGTGGCTGTCGGTCGTATGCCCCCCGACGAGGTACAACCGGCCGTCGTACGCGACGAGTTCGTGGCCCCACCGTCCCTCCGGCAGGGGGCCGCGTTCGGTCCACGCGTCGGCGTCGGGATCGTACTCGAAGACGTGGTCCTCGGGCGGATCGTCGAACTCGCGGTTGCCGCCGACGACGTAGAGGACGTCCTCGATGGTCGCCGCCGCGTGGTGGTTCAACGGTTCGGGCATCGACGCCGCGTTCTCCCACTCGTCGGCGACGGGGTCGTAGATGTCCATTCGGTCCGTCGTATCGCCCAGTCCCGTCAGTCCGCCCGGGACGTGGATTCGGTCCTCGAGGACTGCGCCGTTCATCTCGCCGCGTTCGGTTGGCATGGTCGCGCGCTCGCTCCAGCCCTCGCTGTCGTCGACCGGAGCGGGCCGGAACGCCCACGCTGTCGCGCCGCCGAGCGCGAGCAGGCCGCCGCCGGCGATTGCGCGCCGCCGCGTCAGCAGGGTGCGGTCGCCGTCGTCTTCGCTCACGTGTGAACGGTCGACGAACTGAGTGAAAGTCGTTGTCGCTACCGAACCTAACGGTCGGTGGGCGCGACGCGTCACGGCGCCGTGGCTCACGGAACAGGTGAAATGAAGTATGAGTGTGGAGAGCCACGGTTGCCCGGCGTTCCGGCCGGGGGAATCCCGGTTGCCTTCTCCACCCCGCGACCCGTCGAGCGACAGGTGTCCGGCGGTCCACTGCTCGCTTCCGCGCCTGATGGGCTGTCGCCGGCTAACCACGATGGGACGTCCCTGCGGACGGCCACCGTAGACCGCTGTCCCCGACGGACGAGGCTTCTCTGTTGGCTCCCGGGGCCCCGGCCGGTCTGACCGGACGCCCGCGGCGTTCGGTCCCCGCTAATGACCATAGCGCGGGTTACGAGCAGGGCCAAACTGCCCGACCTATCCATTACTCCGTAGGGGGTTGGAACTTAAGGACCTTTCGTCTCGAGCACCGCCCGAGAACCGCTCGAGGGAGCGACGATCGCGGAACGGCTCGTGGTTGCCCAGTCGATCGTTATCGCAACCGTCCCATACGGTTTCCTGTCCGTCAGTTCTGGCGCAACCGCGACCCGGGCGATGGTTGCGCCGGGAACTCGGTGCAGCAATCCGTATCAGTCGATGTCGCCGTGGTCGGCCTCGCCGGACTCGCCGCGCTCCTTCGACGAGAGCGGTACCGCGAGGACGAGCAGGGTCGCGTAGTAGAGG
This genomic window from Natronococcus occultus SP4 contains:
- a CDS encoding ribonuclease P protein component 4, translating into MTVAAERIDRLHELARAAAADGDDDRARYYVRLARRVAERNRLALPREFRRFTCDACDAYLRPGRNARVRTRGGHVVITCDCGEQARYPYEP
- a CDS encoding YhbY family RNA-binding protein, with amino-acid sequence MDTEERKRRAHDLDVTVWVGKSGLEAVVDELDDQLSNADLVKVKFLRAARAGDPTEEQAAELADRVDAELVDTRGHTAVFYR
- a CDS encoding mechanosensitive ion channel family protein; this encodes MTAEATLVQLGGIDALETATLVGLAITGLRFVVAFVAVVAIGRLAVLPLVNRAFDQRELDEHVRNPLLMLTRFGVLFVAVAAAFGFAGFENFLVSLAGIAAAGALAVGLAMQNVISNFVAGVFIYIDKPFRIGDWIEWDGGDYAGVVEDISLRVTKVRTFDNELLTVPNSALTESVVKNPVDGDKLRLKFVFGIGYDDDIQEATDIIVEEAKRHPEIMDEPEPAVRLTELNDSDVGLQSRIWIADPSRADFVRTKGEFITAVKRRFDEEGIDIPYPVRTLEGGLELEDRQAVGQAAE
- a CDS encoding Kelch repeat-containing protein, which codes for MSEDDGDRTLLTRRRAIAGGGLLALGGATAWAFRPAPVDDSEGWSERATMPTERGEMNGAVLEDRIHVPGGLTGLGDTTDRMDIYDPVADEWENAASMPEPLNHHAAATIEDVLYVVGGNREFDDPPEDHVFEYDPDADAWTERGPLPEGRWGHELVAYDGRLYLVGGHTTDSHDVLIFDGETWDRGEPIPTPRDHLAAGALDDRVLTVSGRWDGDNDPTVEAYDPDADAWEAIDAAPTPRSGTAGTVVDGRFHLGGGEDPAVVTGWTTDSHEVFDGEEWTTVPELPLSLHGPTAVSYDGAFYVVGGAWRQGALSATAWSDRTFVYEP